The Paenibacillus sp. FSL R7-0345 DNA segment TCCCGGGGGAAGTTATCGCGGATTTCCTGGTAATTCTTATCCAGGCTATTACTGAAGGCGATCAGCGCAACCTCAGTCGGGTCGCCCAGCTCCTTGCCTTCTTCATTAATATTGGAGTCGTTACAAAGAACAGCAATATGCAGCAGCCTGCGGGCTTCCGGGGACCATTCATGATGTTCAAGCTTGAACTGGTCCTTTTTCCCCTCCGGCAGATAATAGTCGACGACCGTCATTTTATTCTGGGTGAGGGTACCGGTTTTGTCCGTACAGATGACACCGGCCGAGCCGAGCGCCTCGACAGCCGGCAGCTTGCGGATAATCGCATTCTGCTTGGCCATCTTGTTCGTGCCTACAGACAAGACAATCGTCACGATGGAGGAGAGTGCTTCAGGAATAGCGGCCACCGCTACCGCAACAGCAAACATCAGAGCGTTGAATATGGCTTCCGTAGTATCAACGTTAGTATCCGACAGCCATACACGGCCGGCCTGAATACCGAAGATGATGACCGACAGGATCAGAATAGCAATACCGAGCTGTTTACTGAAGGCTTCGAGCTTGCGCTGCAGAGGCGTCTGCTTGGCTTCGGCGCTTTCGAGCAGCTCAGCGATTTTACCGATTTCAGTAGTCAGAGCAGTACCCGTTACGAGAAAAACACCGCGCCCGTATACCACCAGGGAACCGCTGAACACCATATTGCGGCGGTCGCCGAGCGGGGCCTCCTGGTCAATGGTGTTGGTGTGCTTTTCAACAGCCTCGGATTCCCCGGTCAGCATACCTTCATTAATCTTAAGGCTTCCGGATTCGATGATCCGGCCGTCGGCAGGAACAAAATCACCGGCTTCCAGAATAACGATATCACCGCGGACCAGCTCGCGGGCCGGAACAGTCCGGGGGGCGCCGTCACGCAGCACTTTAGCTTCAGGTGCCGACATCTGCTGCAGGGCAGCCAGTGAGCTTTCCGCTTTACGGGTCTGAATCACACTGATGACGGCATTGAGGATCAGAACGAGGAAAATAATGAGCGATTCCATGACATGTCCCATAAAAATCTGGACGGCAGCTGCGATCAGCAGCACGACCACCATCGGGTCCTTGAAATTTTCCAGGAAAAGCTTCCACAGCGGATCTCTGTCCCGTCCTTTTATTTCGTTGTATCCATCCTTTTCCAGCCGCCTCTGAACCTCTGCCGAGGTCAGCCCTTTTGCCGAGCTTTGCTGCTCCTGTAAGCTGTCAGATACACTTTTGCGGTAATACTCCACTAATGATTTCTCCTCTCTGCAATGCTGTGTCTTTTTGTCTGTAGTACATAAGCTTCGATTTATTGGACTAATACCCGTTACATTCGTCTTCTACTCAGGCAGGATACCTCAGTTTGCCCAATAATCTCGGTTTGAAATCTGTTTGTAAAAGCTACGGTTTAAACGGGAAGGAGGTTTCAAAACAAACACAAACCTGTGCGGTTCTGCGGATCAATGTAGAGTAATCATTTGATGTGATTATAGGCGGGGGCTGGATTTATTGCTAAAATGGCATAAGAAGAAAGGGGTTTTATGAAAAAAATTTCATCAAAAGTCTGGAATTCAGCAGGATAGAGAGGCGGATTGAAATGGAATTTAGCTGTGTTTTGAAACCGTATCCAGAATGCAAATACGATGAGGGCCGCGGAAGCGGCTATGCTGCTGCGCCGGGGCTGTCTTCAAATGAGGATTTGCGGGACTCATGGCCGGGGGATTATTATTCGCCGCCTGTTCCCACGCTGCTGATGGATGTGCCAAACGGCAATTACAATGTTACAGTAAAGTTAGGATTATCGGCTCAAGAGGGGATAACAGGCTTGCGGGAGGGAGTGGGACATATCAGACTGCTGCGGCAAAATACGGAAGCTGACCAGCAGGTTACGGCCTCCTTCGCTGTTCATGTTAACAACGGCCAACTGCTGCTTGCCTTGGGAGCAGGCTCTGTAATAGAGCAGGTCGAGATCAGGCGGAACGCAGAAATTCCAACACTATTTCTCGCGGGAGACTCCACTGTTACGGACCAGGCATCATCCCAATACCCGTATTCCGGCTGGGGGCAGATGCTCGGGCTTTTTTTGCGGGAGGATCTTGCTGTTGCCAATCATGCGTGTTCCGGGAGAAGCGCCAAAAGCTTTATTAAAGAGGGCCGCCTGACCAGAATTGCCAAAAAGCTGCGCAAAGGCGACTTCCTGCTGATCCAGTTCGCCCATAATGACGAAAAGGAGACAGAGGACGGGGCGGGGCCGTTTACTACCTATCCGTATTATCTGAAGCAGTATATTGAGCTTGCGAGAGAAAAGCAGGCCTATCCGGTACTGGTATCTCCGATGCACCGGCGGTTCTTCGAACCGGACGGCACTATCCGGAATACGCACGGAGATTACATTGAAGCTATGCGCCAGCTTGCCCTGCGGGAGGAGGTACCTTTCGTGGACCTGGCTGGCCTCAGCAAAGCTTATTTCGAAGAATTGGGGGAGGAGCGTACCAAGCGGGTTTTTCTGTGGGCGGAGCCCGGAGAATATCCTAACCTGCCGGAGGGCGCTGAGGATAATACCCACTTCACGGAAGCAGGAGCTGTTGAGATTGCAAGGCTGGTGATCCGGGGAATCCGTGAGGCAGGGTTTGAGCTGCTTGGCAGGCATTTTATCACGGAAGAAGAAGCTGCGGCGGTAATGAACCGGATTCTGTAAGGCTTCAGCCGGAGTGATACATGTGGTGACAGACAGTCATACATGTTTTGAGAGGTGAGCTGCGGGTTATGGAAACTTTTACGGCGCTAAAAGGGCAGTAGTTGCTGAAGCTGCCCGTCTCGGGATGAGGGTCATGCGGTGCGTGTTGCCGTGACAAACAGTCTGGCAAATTCGTACGACGGCAAGCAACGGCCATTCGGGTTAATAGGCCTGGTGCAGCTGAGGCTGGTGCGTTAGAGCTGAAAACCAGGCATATGTAAAAGTAACTTGTAAGAGTAGAAGTGTAAAAGTAGAAGAGTATGACAGTAAGAAGTGTGAGAAGTGTAGTAGTGCGTGAGGATTACGGAAGTGTAAAGGCAGGTTAGTTAAAACTAATATTATGTTCTTACAGAGTGGCGAGTGAGCGTCGGGCTACTATTTCAAGCAGCAACTTGTCTGCGGACAGGTTGCTATTTGTGCTGGCTTAAAATGTGCCAACCCAGAGTCCGTTGGGAGCATGCCACTAAAGGGAAAAATCCCACTAAATGAGCTGAAACCCCGGTCGAAGCACGTCATAAAAGGGAAAAATACCACTAAATGAGCTAAAACCCCGGCCGTAGCACGCTATTAAAGGGAAAAATCCCATTAAATGAGCCAAAACCCCGGCCGTAGCACGCTATTAAAGGGAAAAATCCCACTAAATGAGCTAAAACCCCGGCCGTAGCACGCTATTAAAGGGAAAAATCCCATTAAATGAGCTAAAACCCCGGCCGTAGCACGCTATTAAAGGGAAAAATCCCATTAAATGAGCCGAATTCCCGGTCGTAGCACGCTATTAAAGGGAAAAATCCCACTAAATGAGCCAAAACCCTGGCCGTAGCACGCTATTAAAGGGAAAAATCCCACTAAATGAGCCAAAACCCCGGCCGTAGCACGCTATTAAAGGGAGAAATCCCATTAAATGAGCCAAAACCCCGGCCGTAGCACGCTATTAAAGGGAAAAATCCCATTAAATGAGCCGAATTCCCGGTCGTAGCACGCTATTAAAGGGAAAAATCCCACTAAATGCGAGCCGGACCATTGGTCTGCCTCGACCCTAGCCCGGATCACTCCCCTGCCCGCACGCTAACGCGATACTGGCGGGGGGCCATGCCGATCTTCCGCTTGAACAGCTGGTGGAAAAATTTCAGATCGGCATAGCCGACGGCTGCAGCGATCTCGGCTACGCTGCGGCTGGTGTCCGCAAGCAGCCGGCAGGCGGCATCCATGCGGATATTATGCAGATAGCCGGTGAAGCTCATGCCGGTCTGGTGCCGGAAAAGCCGGCTGAACTGGCGCTGGCTGAGGTTAGCTGCGGCGGCAAGCCCGCTTAGGGTCAGTCCGCCGGCATAATTGCTTTTTATATAGGCGATTGCTTCTTCGACCGCCACCGATTGCGGCCTGGCTCCGGCAGAGGTGCCGCTCTGCAGCTGCTGCCTGTAAAGGCCGGTCAGGATCCGCACGATGAGTGCAGCCATTACAGCCAAATACCCCGGCGGTCTGGCCGAGAATTCGCTGTACAGCTCCTGAAAGAGCAGATGGTAGGCGCCGGCGGAATCTTTTATGGAGAACCAGTCTGCATGTTCATCTGCGAAACAATCACATATATCCCCAGCCTGCGGAAAAGCATCCCGGAGCCCGGACACATAAGTCACCGGAAACAGGCAGTTATACACAATCAGCGGACGGTCCTTCTTGGTTGTTCTGGGCCGGAACACGTGGCTGCGTCCGACGGGAATAAAGAACAGGGTGCCATGCTCCACCGGCAGCGCCTCATCATCAATATAGTGAACCCCCGAGCCTTCACTGACATACGTAATCTCGACGAACTCATGGGAGTGCTCGTGCAGCTCGAAATTTTCGTAAGCACGGTTCACATAGACGGGAGTATCCGGTCCAAAAAATTCCTCGCCCGACATGACGAAGCTGCTGCGTCTAACCGTCATTTATAGGCCACCCCTTTACAAAGTTGTTCACCTGATTTCATCCTACGCATTCAGGCTGTGAATGTCCAGATACCCCTATAATAATGTCCGGAACAGCCCCCATAAGCCAGTAGTCTGCCCCGTACAATAGACGTAGAAATGCCGGAAACGGAAGAAACAGGAACGGGACCGGTCTGAGGACTACATCTTATTTTTAAGGAGCGGCTTAAATGAATGAATGTAAAGTGTTAAACCTGGCGGTGAACTACAGAACAAATCCCCTGGGAACCGATGATCCAAGCCCGCGGCTCAGCTGGCAGACCCGTGCAGACACAAGAGGCTTCCTGCAGTCCGCTTATCAAATTCAAGTAGGCCGGAATCCGTCCTTTGCAGCAGAAGAAGAGCTCGAATGGGATACCGGAAAAGTTACATCAGATTCCAGTGTGCACATAGACTACCAGGGGAAGACCCTGCTTCCGCGCACCCGCTATTCCTTCAGAGTCCGGGTATGGGATTCAGGGGATAACGTCTCAGCCTGGAGCGGACCGGCACACTGGGAAACCGCACTGCTCTCACAGCAAAATTGGCAGGCAAGCTGGATAACGGCATCATCTTCCGGGCAGTCCGCACAGAGCAGCAACGACCCGTGTGATTACTTCCGGACAGAATTTGAGCTTCCCGCCGGGACAGTCTCAGCACGGATCTATGCAACTTCTCTCGGCTTATACCGCATATATGTAAACGGTTCACCGGCGGATGACACGCTCTTCAATCCCGGCTGGACGAGCTACAACAAACGGCTGCAGTACCAGACCTATGATGTGACACAGATGCTCACAGCAGGCAGTAATGCGCTGGGCTGTATTGCCGGCAACGGTTGGTATAAAGGGTTTTTGTCCTGGGACGGAAGCAAAAACCATTACGGCGAACAGCGTGCTGTACTTATTCAGCTGCATATTACGCTTGCCGACGGGACCGAACAGGTCATTGTCACAGACGGCAGCTGGCGGACTTCATCCGGCCCGCTGCTGATGTCAGAGCTGTATCACGGCGAGACCTATGATGCGCGGCTTGAGCTGGACGGATGGTTTTCTCCGGGCTTTGCGGATCAGAAGTGGAAGCCTGCGGCCCTCACGGATGCTCCGCCTCCGCTGCTGGTCGCCCAGGAGAATGAGCCGTCCCGGATTGTTGAGACTATCGAGCCGATCGCAGTCATAAGCACACCGGACGGCGGTACTGTACTGGATATGGGCCAGAATATGGTCGGCTGGGTCAGATTTACGGTGAATGCTGAAGCCGGAACAGAAATTATACTGCAGCATGCCGAGGTGCTGGACCGGGACGGCAATTTTTATACGGGGAATTTGCGTTCCGCGCAGCAGACGGTGACATATATCTGCCGGGGCGGAGGCCCCGAGACCTTTGAGCCGCATTTTACCTTCCAGGGCTTCCGCTATGTGCAAGTAACAGGTGTGCCGCACGATCAGCTATTGGAACCATTCACCGGCTGCGTTATTCATTCAGACCTGGAGCATACCGGCAGCTTCAGCTGCTCGGATGAGCTGGTGAACCAGCTGCAGCATAACATTTTGTGGGGGCAAAAAGGGAACTTCCTCGATGTTCCGACCGACTGCCCGCAGCGTGACGAAAGGCTCGGCTGGACAGGGGATGCCCAGGTGTTCATCCGGACGGCTGCTTTTAATATGAATGTGGTGCCTTTTTTCGAAAAATGGTTAAGAGACCTGGCTGCGGACCAGGAGGCGGACGGCCGAGTGCCGCATGTCATTCCTGACATTCCAACAGCAGGGTACGGTTCTTCGGCCTGGGGGGATGCCGCCGTCATTTGTCCCTGGACGCTTTACCAATGCTACGGAGACGTCCGCATCCTGAAGGAGCAGTATCCGAGCATGAAAGCTTGGGTCGAATACATCCGGGCCCAGGGTGAGCATGAATTTCTGTGGAATACCGGCCATCACTTCGGCGACTGGCTGGGTCTCGATGCCAAGGAGAACAGTTATATCGGGGCAACGCCGAAGGATCTGATTGCGACCGCTTTTTTTGCCTATTCAACAGAGCTTCTGGTCAAAACTGCAGAGATCATCGGACAGCAAGAGGAAGCCGGGAAATACCGCGAGCTGCACAGCAATATTATCCGCGCTTTCCGGGAAGAGTTCGTTACGCCAAGCGGACGGGTAGCCTCGCCGACACAAACGGCCTATGCTGTAGCGCTGATGTTCGATCTTTTGGAGGAAAAGGACCGTCCGCGTACGGCCGCGATGCTGGCTGATCATGTAAAAGAAAACGGAACGCATCTGACGACCGGATTTGTGGGAACGCCTTATTTATGTCTTGTGCTGTCCCGCTTCGGATATACCGGGCTGGCCTATGAGCTGGTGCTGCAAAAAGAATACCCTTCCTGGCTCTATTCCGTCCTTCAGGGCGCGACAACGATCTGGGAGCACTGGGACGGAATCAAGCCGGATGGCTCCTTCTGGAGTGACGATATGAACTCTTACAACCATTATGCCTACGGGGCTGTCGGTGACTGGATGTACCGGGTTGCCGCAGGAATTGAGCTTATCGAGCCGGGCTACAAAAAAATCCGCATCCAGCCGCAGCCGGGCGGACAGCTAACTTGGGCGGAAGCCTCCTACAGCTCAGTCTACGGGGTAATCAAATCTGCCTGGAGCAAACAGCCGGATGGTACATTGGAGCTGAGTGTTGTCATCCCGGCCAATACTACGGCCGAGCTCATTCTGCCGGACGGGCAGCAGGGGGAGATTAGGGAGAGCGGGGAGGCGCTGGAGCATACAGCGGGAGTATTATCTGTGGAAAAAAATACAGCCGGCCGAAAGCTGACGCTGGGATCGGGAAGTTACCGGTTCACGGTTGCTGCGGAGCAGCAGGCTTGACAGCTGAGGTAAGTGGTTTTCATCAGAAAGCAGAGTAATAGATTGACTCTGTAAAAAGAAAAAGCGGCAGTAAAGGACGGGAAATCCAGTCCTTTACTGCCGCTTTTTTGATTGAGCCTCAGTTTCCCTTTACTAAACACGAAAGCTTCCTGCCGGGCTTTAAACTTTAATTACATTTTTGTGGAAGTTATCGTCCCTGTCGAGAGATTCAGCTGAGATCCAGGCATAGTTGAAAATACCAAGCTTCTCAGCAACCTGATAGGCACCTGGGCTCTCCATAGCGAAGATAACCTCGGGATCTTTTGTGAACAGGACCTCCAAGTCAGATGAAGAATTGCCAGCGTCTTCGACTAGTTTTTTGACTACATCCAGGTCGGAAATTTCGTCAGAAGGAGCACTTATTTCCCCTTCACCAAACATCTCAGCTAACTCCTCTTCATCGAATTCAAAATCCTCGATATCTGATTCGTCCCAGGAACAGTCAAATTTAAAAATAAGAGCAGACTGCTTGAAAATGGACAGATTCCATCCGTGGTCCTCGGCGTACACATAATGGACAAGCAGATCTTTATTGGATTCAACAATAGAGTCTGATGGTCTGAATTCATCTCCCGAGATTACGAACGTAGTCCAACGGTTGTCATCCTCAAATACATAACCCTGTTCACCTGCACGGTTGATGAGTTCAATTGCTTTTTCTTTGCTGCCCAACAAATGATAGCTTTGACTAAATTCGCTCATTTCGGTTGCTCCTCAGAATAGGATGGACATTAGGTAATATGCAGATCATTCCCCGAGTTAATAATAACTGGAGGCTTCTATCTTCTCAACTTTTCGTGTCCGTATTCAGCTACTATCAACCGTCACAACTCAAACCGCTCTTTAATTCTCAGCGCCACCTCAGCAGCAGACAGGTTTGTGTTGTTGATTCTTATATAATGTTCTCTCGTAATTTCACCCTCATGTGAATTCAGCCGGTGCTGCTCCATCGTCTGCAGCAGATTCTGCTCCGAGCGGGCGACATCCCGTTTGGTGGGTTTATGTTCAAGCCGGTGCGGGGTTTTGTTCCGTTCAAGCCGCTCCTCAAGTGCGGTCTCAAGCTCAACCAGATAGACCTCGCCGCCCCGGTCTTCGATGATTTTACAGACGGCTTCAATGTAATCCCGGTCATTCTGCAGATCAAAGGCCCATACATAGGTGAAAATCATTCCATACATCCCGCTGCCGGCAGCCGTCTCGAATATGTCCTGGCGGAACTTAGTGACGAGCTCCCACATCTCCCCGCTGAAGCCGAAAAAAGGAGCCAGCAGCTCAATCGTCATATGGTTGTGAAACAGCTTCAGTTCCGTGAGCTTTTCCAGCTCATGCCCGATCGTCATTTTACCGGATGCCTGCGGGCCAAATATAATGATCAGCTTCATGATCTAACTCCCCCTGTGAGCATATAGCTTCATCATAGCATAAGTAAAATAACCGGTCTGTACCATTTAATCGGCTCTTTATAGGGTAATGAACAGTAAGCTGGAGTGATTACACTTGAACAAGGGGGCTACAATATGCTTATTCTGAGAATTCTGGCCGGATTAGCGCTGTTCATTCTTGGGCTTCTATATATTGTGCAGAGCAAAGTGACTGTAAATATTACTACACCTAACAAGGTTGAGACCAAAAAGTATACCAAAGGCGTCCCGCTGATTTTATCCAGAATCGCCGGCGCAGCCATGATGATTATTGGCGTGCTGATCTGGGTTTTCGGGTTCCCGCATTTTTCCTGACAGATGATAGTTTTATCCAAAAGAAAGATAAGATCAGACATTCATCCGGCTGCCCGGGATTGCTA contains these protein-coding regions:
- a CDS encoding rhamnogalacturonan acetylesterase; translation: MKPYPECKYDEGRGSGYAAAPGLSSNEDLRDSWPGDYYSPPVPTLLMDVPNGNYNVTVKLGLSAQEGITGLREGVGHIRLLRQNTEADQQVTASFAVHVNNGQLLLALGAGSVIEQVEIRRNAEIPTLFLAGDSTVTDQASSQYPYSGWGQMLGLFLREDLAVANHACSGRSAKSFIKEGRLTRIAKKLRKGDFLLIQFAHNDEKETEDGAGPFTTYPYYLKQYIELAREKQAYPVLVSPMHRRFFEPDGTIRNTHGDYIEAMRQLALREEVPFVDLAGLSKAYFEELGEERTKRVFLWAEPGEYPNLPEGAEDNTHFTEAGAVEIARLVIRGIREAGFELLGRHFITEEEAAAVMNRIL
- a CDS encoding AraC family transcriptional regulator, which gives rise to MTVRRSSFVMSGEEFFGPDTPVYVNRAYENFELHEHSHEFVEITYVSEGSGVHYIDDEALPVEHGTLFFIPVGRSHVFRPRTTKKDRPLIVYNCLFPVTYVSGLRDAFPQAGDICDCFADEHADWFSIKDSAGAYHLLFQELYSEFSARPPGYLAVMAALIVRILTGLYRQQLQSGTSAGARPQSVAVEEAIAYIKSNYAGGLTLSGLAAAANLSQRQFSRLFRHQTGMSFTGYLHNIRMDAACRLLADTSRSVAEIAAAVGYADLKFFHQLFKRKIGMAPRQYRVSVRAGE
- a CDS encoding glycoside hydrolase family 78 protein, producing MNECKVLNLAVNYRTNPLGTDDPSPRLSWQTRADTRGFLQSAYQIQVGRNPSFAAEEELEWDTGKVTSDSSVHIDYQGKTLLPRTRYSFRVRVWDSGDNVSAWSGPAHWETALLSQQNWQASWITASSSGQSAQSSNDPCDYFRTEFELPAGTVSARIYATSLGLYRIYVNGSPADDTLFNPGWTSYNKRLQYQTYDVTQMLTAGSNALGCIAGNGWYKGFLSWDGSKNHYGEQRAVLIQLHITLADGTEQVIVTDGSWRTSSGPLLMSELYHGETYDARLELDGWFSPGFADQKWKPAALTDAPPPLLVAQENEPSRIVETIEPIAVISTPDGGTVLDMGQNMVGWVRFTVNAEAGTEIILQHAEVLDRDGNFYTGNLRSAQQTVTYICRGGGPETFEPHFTFQGFRYVQVTGVPHDQLLEPFTGCVIHSDLEHTGSFSCSDELVNQLQHNILWGQKGNFLDVPTDCPQRDERLGWTGDAQVFIRTAAFNMNVVPFFEKWLRDLAADQEADGRVPHVIPDIPTAGYGSSAWGDAAVICPWTLYQCYGDVRILKEQYPSMKAWVEYIRAQGEHEFLWNTGHHFGDWLGLDAKENSYIGATPKDLIATAFFAYSTELLVKTAEIIGQQEEAGKYRELHSNIIRAFREEFVTPSGRVASPTQTAYAVALMFDLLEEKDRPRTAAMLADHVKENGTHLTTGFVGTPYLCLVLSRFGYTGLAYELVLQKEYPSWLYSVLQGATTIWEHWDGIKPDGSFWSDDMNSYNHYAYGAVGDWMYRVAAGIELIEPGYKKIRIQPQPGGQLTWAEASYSSVYGVIKSAWSKQPDGTLELSVVIPANTTAELILPDGQQGEIRESGEALEHTAGVLSVEKNTAGRKLTLGSGSYRFTVAAEQQA
- a CDS encoding AAA family ATPase, giving the protein MKLIIIFGPQASGKMTIGHELEKLTELKLFHNHMTIELLAPFFGFSGEMWELVTKFRQDIFETAAGSGMYGMIFTYVWAFDLQNDRDYIEAVCKIIEDRGGEVYLVELETALEERLERNKTPHRLEHKPTKRDVARSEQNLLQTMEQHRLNSHEGEITREHYIRINNTNLSAAEVALRIKERFEL